The Coleofasciculus sp. FACHB-T130 genome contains the following window.
TTAATGTGGTTGATTACTAAAGGCCAGAAGTCTGTGCGTCCGGTTAATGTCAAATCTTTATTCAGTGTATCTACAATAATAAATTCGGCATTTTGGGTAATTACAATACACAAACACATGGCGATAGCCATAAAAAAGATTATGCAGGCAAAAGCTAATCGTGGAGGCAAGTTTTTGATAAAGCGGATAACGATTAACACGCTTATCAGTAGAACCAACAGAACTTTCCCCATTCCGCTGTTTGAGCGTTGTAAAGCAAAAATAGATAAAGCAGCAAAACCCAGAGATTGCCATTTAGTTTTTGGTTTGCGAACTGACTGTATATAACACATGACAGCTGTTAGACCCATCAAGAATCCAAAAGCATTTCCGTGGGGTAAAATTCCTTGCCAGCCTTTAGACGTTACTCCAATTGACGGTCTGAACAAAGCATAAAATACACTTAGTAAAAGTATGATTTTGTTGATAGTAAGCAATAAATCAAATAGTTCTTTCCATTTATACTGCTTACCAACGTAAACACAAAAAGCAGTTGTGCCTAAAAAAACTATACTAGCTTTGAGTGTATAAGTTGGAGTTCCTGACCAAGCCGCAGATAGAATTAATAAAAAGAGTAATCCGCAAAAATAAACATTATTAATGAGAAGCCTAGAAATAACAAAAACTGAATCTTTAATGTTTTGCAAGAATCGCGAGTAAATAATAAATATAAAGGTGGCGTAAATGCCGATTTGAAAAATCGTCGAATAAAGCTTTTTTCCCTGTAGATATAAAGCTCTAGGATGGATTTTATCAAATCCGGTTAAAGTAACTCCTGCGATCGCAAAGATTATTAAACCAATAAAAATCTTTTCTAATGTTTTAGAGGTTGCTTGACTTCTACCAGCAAAGTTAAACAATAATAAGATATAAATAATCGCACTGGTGGCAGCGATTATTAACAATAGAGGGTTTGAAGCGAGAGTACTCATGTTTAATATTCTTAGACAAGAAATAACGCGAAGCTGACCCTATATGAGTATAGCGACTGATTAAACCAGAGAAGAATAATGAATTTCCGTATATTTACGAGTATTTAATTTTTTTAAAGATACAAACTAAAAACTAGTAACTTCAAAAAGCTTACTATAAATAGGTTTAAGAGATTTACCTATAAAATGAGGATAAATAAATACTATTTAGAGTGGCAGGTTTCTACTCACACAGCTTAAATTTAAAAATATAAAACAAGTAGGTTATGTATGGTCGATCTAGGTTTTTATAGACAACTCACTCGAACTTCTGCCGGGATAACCTTAGTGGCAACATTTGCCTTTGCTTGCCCCAATCCTACGCAGGGGACTGTACCGCGTTTTCAGAAACCTACAATTCTTGCACAAGCGAATACTAATCCTGCTCGACCGGATATAGCCTATACATTGGGTGGAGGCGATCGCATCCGCCTTGATATCTTCGAGG
Protein-coding sequences here:
- a CDS encoding O-antigen ligase family protein — translated: MSTLASNPLLLIIAATSAIIYILLLFNFAGRSQATSKTLEKIFIGLIIFAIAGVTLTGFDKIHPRALYLQGKKLYSTIFQIGIYATFIFIIYSRFLQNIKDSVFVISRLLINNVYFCGLLFLLILSAAWSGTPTYTLKASIVFLGTTAFCVYVGKQYKWKELFDLLLTINKIILLLSVFYALFRPSIGVTSKGWQGILPHGNAFGFLMGLTAVMCYIQSVRKPKTKWQSLGFAALSIFALQRSNSGMGKVLLVLLISVLIVIRFIKNLPPRLAFACIIFFMAIAMCLCIVITQNAEFIIVDTLNKDLTLTGRTDFWPLVINHIKQHPLLGYGYQGFWQSWRGAADPAADIIVVKTQFKPEHSHNGFLDLAVDLGFVGLGFFCLSFLTNIALAVQYMKRTQEPELVMPLLLITWAVLTNITETGLISITYAWLFYVIATVRLCLDATGNSSQENSSA